In the genome of Magnetococcales bacterium, one region contains:
- a CDS encoding secretin N-terminal domain-containing protein has protein sequence MTRLLCGTLALWLHGCQSILPSPELEKEIQEARNMARQQVQPPESINKEVQESRDISRQQAQPPEATIPATPTHQTSRTAPPPAVIPEPEPLFDIQVTEAPVRSVLEGVVAGTPYSLVLDPKVSGTISLNLKQVTISETVQAICRLQNFDCRLMRQGYMIFANQLTSKVFQVHYPDMDRKGSSSLRVSSGQNSSSSSSSSSSTSQTSQQQNSSAQNASGTQLDTTFSSDFWQELTDVLCMTLGINKSGTSTTGQGSGTSLASGQGAGATTTSTQGGGSTSASTGSGSGGKYSCSGSNDGLERNVSISRQTGLVMVRALPSELLRVESIINRMKNTLERQVVLEAKFIEVELNSGFESGINWSSLVRTGSGKSITVGQTGGGSLLTPMERPSDMITMLPPPGTVTATNWNNHGTLPQGTPGFQIPYSAFGGVLGVGIQLRDFQGFLELLESQGKVHVISSPRIATLNSQKAVIRVGADDFFVTGIQREAATANSAGSTNFILSQFFSGVALDVVPRIGEDNVVTMHIHPTIARATTRERQIGGQNFPLANSATRESDSIVRARSGEIVVIGGLMTEENRQERAQVPILGNLPVIGSFFGQNRDQKVKTELVILIKPTIIESPVAPSSVITPEWN, from the coding sequence ATGACCAGATTGCTCTGTGGTACTCTGGCCCTTTGGCTCCATGGCTGTCAAAGCATCCTCCCCTCCCCGGAACTTGAAAAAGAGATCCAGGAAGCCCGAAACATGGCCCGCCAACAGGTCCAACCACCGGAATCCATCAACAAGGAAGTTCAAGAGTCCCGGGATATCTCCCGCCAACAGGCTCAACCTCCGGAAGCAACAATACCTGCCACACCAACCCATCAGACATCCCGTACCGCCCCTCCCCCTGCCGTGATTCCCGAGCCGGAACCACTCTTTGATATTCAGGTCACAGAGGCACCGGTCCGCTCGGTTCTGGAAGGGGTGGTCGCCGGAACACCCTACAGCCTGGTCCTGGACCCCAAAGTCAGTGGCACCATCTCCCTCAATCTGAAACAGGTCACCATCTCCGAAACAGTCCAGGCCATTTGCCGGCTGCAAAATTTTGATTGTCGGCTCATGCGTCAGGGATACATGATCTTCGCCAATCAACTGACCTCAAAGGTATTTCAGGTTCACTATCCGGACATGGATCGCAAAGGCTCCTCGTCCCTGCGGGTCAGTTCGGGGCAGAATTCAAGCTCTTCATCATCGTCATCCTCCTCCACATCGCAAACCTCTCAACAACAAAATTCTTCAGCCCAGAATGCCTCCGGCACCCAGTTGGATACCACATTTTCCAGCGATTTCTGGCAGGAGTTGACCGATGTATTGTGCATGACCCTTGGCATCAACAAGTCCGGAACCTCGACAACAGGACAAGGCTCCGGAACCTCCCTGGCCTCAGGTCAAGGTGCCGGGGCAACGACAACTTCCACCCAAGGTGGCGGATCAACCTCCGCAAGTACAGGCAGTGGCTCCGGTGGCAAATATTCCTGTTCCGGTTCCAACGACGGACTGGAGCGCAACGTCAGTATCAGCCGACAAACCGGTCTGGTCATGGTACGTGCCCTGCCGTCCGAATTGCTCAGGGTGGAGAGCATTATCAATCGCATGAAAAATACCCTGGAACGCCAGGTTGTCCTGGAGGCCAAGTTCATCGAAGTGGAATTGAACTCCGGATTTGAAAGCGGTATCAACTGGTCTTCTCTCGTCCGTACAGGATCAGGCAAAAGCATCACCGTAGGACAAACCGGTGGCGGATCCCTGTTGACCCCCATGGAAAGACCCTCGGATATGATCACGATGCTCCCTCCTCCGGGAACTGTTACAGCGACAAACTGGAACAACCACGGCACGCTGCCACAAGGAACTCCCGGTTTCCAGATACCCTATTCGGCATTTGGCGGCGTCCTGGGTGTCGGAATTCAACTGCGTGATTTCCAGGGATTTTTAGAGTTGCTGGAGAGCCAGGGCAAGGTTCATGTCATCTCGAGTCCCCGTATTGCGACCCTCAACAGCCAAAAAGCGGTCATCCGGGTCGGCGCGGACGATTTTTTTGTGACCGGTATCCAGAGAGAAGCCGCAACCGCCAATTCGGCAGGATCCACCAATTTTATTCTGTCCCAGTTTTTCTCCGGTGTGGCCCTGGATGTCGTCCCCCGCATCGGCGAAGACAACGTGGTCACCATGCACATCCATCCCACCATCGCCCGGGCAACGACCCGGGAGAGACAGATCGGTGGCCAGAATTTTCCCCTGGCCAACAGCGCCACCCGGGAATCCGACAGCATCGTGCGGGCACGCAGTGGGGAAATTGTCGTGATCGGCGGCCTCATGACCGAGGAAAATCGCCAGGAACGCGCCCAGGTTCCCATACTGGGCAATCTGCCGGTGATCGGTAGTTTTTTCGGCCAGAATCGTGACCAGAAGGTCAAAACAGAACTGGTCATTCTGATCAAGCCCACTATAATAGAGAGTCCGGTCGCTCCATCCAGCGTCATCACACCCGAGTGGAACTGA
- a CDS encoding sigma-54-dependent Fis family transcriptional regulator: MSDLHDLQRELHQLENCLEQVQNSWTIDDHESLLQFYVEILPGLIGAERCSIFFVDLRQNNVWLKVGTGLKFRQIEAPLEGSVVGRAVSSGACIVENGLDQRPGFHTSTDARTGFVTRNLICVPVQSRVNSAVTAVVELLNKVHPGGFTLDDQERLLKIMRQLSMIIDNIRIQGDILSVSKQINDTLRGMNPAFLASRNIIAESRAMQEVLAFVRSVAGTPVNIFVSGENGTGKEVISRLIHDLSQARDKPFVAVNCASIPENLMESEFFGYEKGAFTGAVLARKGRFEEADGGTLFLDEIADLPLAIQPKFLRVLQEGEGSRLGSNKVNKFQFRIISATNKDIRREVAEGRFREDLYYRLFSVEVHIPPLRERPEEILPLAQAFLRETCRRFQKQVNGFSAEVMHLFESYAWPGNVRQLRREVERLVTLTPEHGVMTPENCSLELRQKALVPQETKSLLPGDATGLSVAPSDLPDQSCLPAYPLPPGDAPLKVHLQALERHCIATALQASHGSKQETARRLGITRQWLHRKMIQYQM; encoded by the coding sequence ATGTCGGACCTCCATGATCTGCAACGCGAATTGCATCAACTCGAAAATTGTCTGGAACAGGTTCAAAACTCCTGGACCATCGACGATCATGAATCCTTGTTGCAATTTTATGTCGAAATTCTTCCAGGTCTGATCGGGGCGGAACGGTGTTCCATTTTTTTTGTGGATCTGCGGCAAAACAATGTTTGGCTCAAGGTGGGCACCGGGTTGAAATTTCGCCAGATCGAGGCTCCCCTGGAAGGGAGTGTCGTGGGGCGGGCGGTCTCTTCCGGGGCCTGCATCGTGGAAAATGGCCTGGATCAGCGCCCGGGCTTTCATACCAGTACCGATGCCAGGACCGGTTTTGTCACCCGCAACCTCATTTGTGTGCCGGTACAGAGTCGTGTCAATTCAGCCGTGACTGCGGTGGTGGAACTTCTCAACAAGGTCCATCCCGGCGGGTTTACCCTCGACGATCAGGAACGACTCCTGAAGATCATGCGCCAGCTTTCCATGATCATCGACAATATACGTATTCAAGGTGATATCCTCTCTGTTTCCAAACAGATCAATGACACCCTGCGGGGCATGAATCCGGCTTTCCTTGCCAGCAGGAATATCATTGCCGAGAGCCGGGCCATGCAGGAGGTGTTGGCCTTTGTCCGCTCGGTGGCAGGAACGCCGGTCAATATTTTTGTCAGCGGGGAAAATGGTACCGGCAAGGAGGTCATCTCCCGCCTGATTCACGACCTCAGCCAAGCCAGAGACAAGCCTTTCGTGGCGGTCAATTGTGCCTCCATCCCGGAAAATTTGATGGAAAGCGAATTTTTTGGTTATGAAAAGGGGGCTTTTACGGGTGCGGTTCTTGCCCGCAAGGGGCGGTTTGAAGAGGCCGATGGGGGAACCTTGTTTCTGGATGAAATTGCTGATCTCCCTCTGGCCATCCAGCCCAAATTTTTGCGGGTTCTTCAGGAAGGGGAGGGGAGTCGGCTGGGCAGCAACAAGGTGAATAAATTCCAGTTTCGCATCATCAGTGCCACCAACAAGGATATTCGCCGCGAAGTGGCCGAAGGTCGGTTTCGCGAGGATCTCTATTACCGTCTTTTTTCCGTGGAGGTGCATATTCCCCCCCTGCGGGAACGACCGGAAGAGATTCTGCCCCTGGCGCAGGCGTTTCTGCGGGAGACCTGTCGTCGGTTCCAGAAGCAGGTCAATGGATTTTCTGCTGAAGTGATGCACTTGTTTGAGAGTTACGCTTGGCCAGGCAATGTCCGCCAATTACGCCGGGAGGTCGAACGTCTGGTGACCTTGACCCCGGAACATGGGGTGATGACTCCGGAAAACTGTTCCCTGGAGTTGCGCCAGAAAGCCCTTGTTCCCCAGGAAACAAAGAGTCTTTTGCCGGGAGATGCCACAGGGCTGTCGGTTGCCCCCTCCGACTTGCCTGACCAGTCCTGTTTGCCAGCCTATCCACTTCCCCCCGGGGATGCTCCCCTGAAAGTCCATTTACAGGCCCTGGAACGCCACTGCATTGCCACGGCCCTTCAGGCCAGCCATGGCAGCAAACAGGAAACAGCTCGCCGGCTTGGCATTACCCGCCAGTGGCTGCACCGGAAGATGATTCAGTATCAGATGTGA
- a CDS encoding type II secretion system protein has product MKTANRKSGQGQEGFTLIELLIVILVIGILGGVAVSQFGDVTGTATTNANTMSDKNMTTWNSCITKGKAAGQTFANLSAANGLCGAAPTGGGGSVAALTE; this is encoded by the coding sequence ATGAAAACCGCCAATCGCAAATCCGGCCAAGGCCAAGAAGGTTTTACCCTGATCGAGTTGTTGATCGTGATTCTGGTGATCGGTATCCTGGGTGGTGTAGCCGTGTCACAGTTTGGTGATGTGACCGGAACAGCGACGACGAACGCCAACACCATGTCGGATAAGAATATGACAACATGGAATTCCTGCATCACCAAAGGAAAGGCGGCAGGCCAAACGTTCGCAAACCTGTCCGCTGCGAACGGGCTTTGTGGGGCAGCTCCTACGGGTGGAGGGGGTTCTGTGGCAGCCTTGACAGAATAA
- a CDS encoding type II secretion system protein, which yields MEMLIVILIMGILTSMTAPLIDNFLDAYMQERDLNGVTSQGRLAMARMTRELRGSTGFVNPPYNNSTQIQFTPPGGGSTVTYSVTGSTLVRTQDGVAVVLADQVASVQFTSNGNAPPVTLLDIALSLTRRQGGNILFSTSVNPRN from the coding sequence GTGGAAATGCTCATCGTGATCCTGATCATGGGTATCCTCACCAGCATGACGGCACCTCTGATCGATAATTTTCTCGATGCCTACATGCAGGAGCGTGACCTGAATGGAGTCACCAGCCAGGGGCGTCTGGCCATGGCCCGGATGACCCGGGAACTGCGTGGTTCTACCGGCTTTGTCAACCCGCCCTACAACAACAGTACCCAGATCCAGTTTACTCCGCCGGGCGGTGGGTCCACCGTCACCTATTCCGTGACTGGCAGTACGCTGGTCAGAACCCAGGATGGGGTTGCGGTGGTTCTGGCGGATCAGGTGGCGTCGGTGCAGTTCACTTCCAATGGGAATGCCCCGCCGGTGACCTTGCTGGATATCGCGCTTTCCCTCACCCGGCGGCAGGGTGGAAATATTCTGTTTTCGACCAGTGTCAATCCGAGGAATTAG
- a CDS encoding prepilin-type N-terminal cleavage/methylation domain-containing protein, whose product MKTTRCKAGKGQTGFTLIEILIVILVIGILGGIAVTQFGDVTRQARTNTAALTARSTATWNACRAKIALSFVDTANPTVAETASLATMCGATP is encoded by the coding sequence ATGAAAACCACCCGTTGCAAAGCAGGCAAGGGTCAAACCGGTTTCACTCTGATTGAAATCTTGATCGTGATTTTGGTGATTGGCATTCTGGGCGGCATTGCTGTTACACAGTTTGGTGATGTGACCCGTCAAGCCCGGACGAATACGGCCGCATTGACCGCCAGAAGTACGGCAACCTGGAATGCATGCAGGGCGAAAATTGCCCTCTCTTTTGTTGACACTGCGAACCCAACGGTTGCGGAGACGGCTTCCCTCGCTACCATGTGTGGTGCGACCCCTTGA
- a CDS encoding AAA family ATPase: MIEKQQDEFDMNDEETRNESSVKRISIKNIYLDPNNYRLIHEKDFVEVSDERIKDDTVARRTFRMLAGERNQNIQDLIDSFLANGYLPVDQIQVRELPEKGYVVVEGNRRIAALKHILHEHEQKYIDLGKLGIEIFSRIPVVLYNDAGELHHLTLMALKHISGNKKWKEWNQAKLLQRMHSKFFIGEEEICRRIGISKVELRRSLRALAFVEQYKKSDYGDQFDESKFPIFREVIKNSAMKDWLNWNDEIYSAGDTNHADIFFSLISREPISEEDDDGQVTYGEQYQEPAINKRDDIYTLSRLLTDRRAFDILVKTRNLQMAYQASDLVIQTQQDFLVESVSRDINTLGGLSIRGENLLSIENALGKLQSIIDRTRSTGLIGVEQKNIFHDRIDSHFTSLMIHDYKKLKNIRIDTLSRINIFAGINNTGKTTLLEAVYLLSHQNDFDGLLNIMRLRAKEAADRLDPEWFLEQIPDSIHISGKFDNQDTNISTLHYFEESPTFDKTRYMQTVELTANHGTHKQESLTRIFLGRQRETLADSIKLLCPVVFSSPFFLNEPHRYARFYHQSVQSKSLPQIIEFLRREMLPSINDIRLIDARQRFIVDDNKFDRGVDIAVYGEGLQRIFFLSLMFSAAKNGIVLIDEFENAIHAKLIARYTPFIHELAVTFNAQLFMTSHSKECIDAFIENSKNPEYYSFYALVENEEKIIVRYYDGQKFQKLLKAGNVDLRKAR, translated from the coding sequence ATGATCGAAAAACAGCAGGATGAATTTGATATGAATGATGAGGAAACCCGAAACGAGTCCAGTGTCAAGCGGATCAGCATAAAGAACATCTACCTTGATCCAAACAATTACCGACTGATTCACGAAAAAGATTTTGTCGAAGTATCTGATGAGCGCATCAAGGATGATACGGTTGCGCGTCGAACTTTTCGCATGCTTGCTGGAGAACGCAACCAAAATATTCAAGATTTGATTGACAGTTTTCTCGCCAATGGCTATCTACCCGTTGATCAAATTCAGGTACGCGAATTACCTGAAAAAGGTTATGTTGTTGTCGAAGGAAATCGTCGCATCGCCGCCCTGAAACATATTTTGCATGAACATGAACAAAAATATATCGATTTGGGAAAGTTGGGGATTGAAATTTTCAGCAGAATTCCTGTTGTTTTATATAATGATGCCGGTGAGTTGCATCATCTGACTCTGATGGCTCTTAAACATATCAGCGGAAACAAAAAATGGAAAGAGTGGAACCAGGCCAAACTTTTACAAAGAATGCATTCTAAATTTTTTATTGGTGAAGAAGAAATTTGTCGGAGAATTGGGATCAGCAAGGTGGAGTTGCGGCGCAGCTTACGTGCATTGGCTTTTGTTGAACAGTATAAAAAATCTGATTATGGCGATCAGTTTGATGAGAGCAAGTTTCCAATTTTTCGTGAAGTCATTAAAAACTCAGCCATGAAAGATTGGTTGAATTGGAACGATGAAATTTACTCTGCCGGCGATACGAATCATGCCGATATTTTCTTTTCATTGATATCAAGAGAGCCAATTTCTGAGGAAGATGACGATGGTCAGGTTACTTATGGAGAACAATATCAAGAACCGGCCATTAATAAACGGGATGATATTTATACCCTGAGCAGGCTTCTTACAGATCGGCGAGCCTTTGATATATTGGTAAAAACCAGAAACTTACAAATGGCTTATCAGGCAAGCGACCTGGTCATTCAAACACAGCAGGATTTTTTGGTTGAATCCGTTTCCAGAGACATCAATACTTTGGGAGGATTATCCATACGAGGGGAGAATCTTTTATCGATTGAAAACGCTCTTGGAAAATTGCAAAGCATTATTGATCGGACCCGATCAACGGGTTTGATCGGTGTCGAACAAAAAAATATTTTCCATGATCGTATTGATTCCCATTTTACTTCTCTAATGATTCATGATTATAAAAAATTAAAAAATATTCGTATTGACACATTGTCTCGAATAAATATATTTGCTGGAATCAATAACACCGGAAAAACGACATTGCTTGAGGCGGTTTATCTACTGTCTCATCAAAACGATTTTGACGGATTATTAAATATTATGCGTTTGAGAGCCAAGGAAGCAGCAGATCGGTTGGATCCTGAATGGTTCCTGGAACAAATCCCGGATTCCATCCATATTTCGGGAAAATTTGACAATCAGGATACAAATATTTCAACTCTTCACTATTTCGAGGAAAGTCCTACATTTGATAAAACAAGATACATGCAGACAGTTGAATTGACAGCAAACCATGGCACCCATAAGCAGGAATCGTTAACCCGTATTTTTCTGGGACGACAGCGTGAAACATTGGCAGATTCTATTAAACTGCTTTGCCCGGTGGTATTCAGTAGCCCGTTTTTCCTCAACGAACCGCATCGTTATGCAAGATTCTATCATCAGAGCGTCCAATCCAAATCCTTACCTCAAATTATTGAATTTTTGCGCCGGGAGATGCTTCCAAGCATCAATGACATTCGCTTGATTGATGCCCGACAGCGTTTTATCGTGGATGATAACAAGTTTGACCGAGGTGTTGATATTGCAGTTTATGGCGAGGGTCTACAGCGTATTTTTTTCTTATCCCTGATGTTCTCTGCGGCCAAAAATGGAATTGTTCTCATCGATGAATTTGAAAATGCTATCCATGCAAAATTGATTGCCCGCTACACCCCGTTTATTCATGAACTGGCCGTCACATTTAATGCCCAACTCTTCATGACGAGTCACAGCAAAGAGTGCATAGATGCTTTTATAGAGAATTCTAAAAACCCAGAATATTATTCTTTTTATGCTCTCGTGGAAAATGAAGAGAAAATTATTGTAAGATATTATGATGGACAAAAATTTCAAAAGCTTCTCAAGGCAGGAAATGTGGATTTAAGGAAAGCCAGATAA
- a CDS encoding DUF3459 domain-containing protein translates to MPFGTFLQEDGTVAFRLWAPAARQVDLCLESATKKEKILPLQATEGGWFTLITDAAKANSLYRFRIDKGPRVPDPASRYQPHDVHGPSCVVDPAAWEWPDASWQGRPWTETIIYELHVGTFTPRGDYLGVEKHLEYLDRLGVTAIELMPLADFPGQHGWGYDGVLPFAPESVYGRPEDLKNLVAKAHALGIMVFLDVVYNHFGPEGNYLHLYAPQFFHTHHHTPWGVAMNFSGTDSHWVRQFFIHNALYWLEEYHMDGLRLDAVQAMVDETEPDIIHELAAAVQNGPGAQRPIHLILENDANTAHYLRPDSFIQQAPKAGKPGLAKGHPAPKPQPPGTIQPEMATGRCQAQWHDDLHHALHHILTGETQAYYLDFQKTPLHHLGRSLAEGFAWQGEASPYRDGRSRGEPSAHLPPTAFVSFLQNHDQVGNRLAAERIVSLVPPEAVQAATTLLLLAPQIPMLFMGQEWGCSQPFPFFCDLHADLHPSIVEGRQREFRHYYRFHNLKELPPLPHPGYPQTMAMARMDWRAINNQNGPYWLTLHQKLLAVRHKEIIPRLPLIGGHAGQWFVRSDGLLQVFWSLRDGSRLIVKANLSPNSLPAPPHVGYPFHATHTVGKYFPPWYVAWHIQDVSGTTVV, encoded by the coding sequence ATGCCGTTTGGAACTTTCCTGCAAGAGGATGGCACCGTTGCCTTTCGCTTGTGGGCACCTGCCGCCCGTCAGGTGGATCTTTGTCTGGAATCTGCGACCAAAAAAGAAAAAATTCTTCCGCTTCAGGCAACGGAAGGGGGTTGGTTTACGCTGATTACCGATGCGGCCAAGGCGAACTCCCTGTATCGCTTCCGCATCGACAAAGGCCCACGGGTCCCAGATCCGGCTTCCCGATATCAACCTCATGACGTGCATGGCCCGAGTTGCGTCGTCGATCCGGCGGCCTGGGAGTGGCCCGATGCCTCCTGGCAAGGCCGACCCTGGACCGAGACAATCATTTACGAACTTCACGTCGGCACCTTTACCCCGCGCGGCGATTATTTGGGTGTGGAAAAACACCTGGAATATCTGGACAGACTGGGTGTCACGGCGATAGAACTCATGCCCCTGGCCGATTTTCCCGGTCAGCATGGCTGGGGTTATGATGGCGTGCTGCCCTTTGCCCCCGAATCGGTCTATGGTCGCCCGGAAGATTTGAAAAATTTGGTGGCCAAAGCCCATGCCCTGGGGATCATGGTGTTTCTGGACGTGGTATACAACCACTTTGGACCCGAGGGCAATTATCTGCACCTGTATGCCCCCCAATTTTTTCATACCCACCACCACACCCCCTGGGGCGTGGCCATGAATTTTTCCGGAACCGACAGTCATTGGGTCCGGCAGTTTTTCATTCATAATGCATTGTATTGGCTGGAAGAGTATCATATGGATGGCTTGCGTCTGGACGCCGTCCAGGCCATGGTGGATGAGACCGAACCCGATATCATTCATGAATTGGCCGCTGCTGTCCAGAATGGTCCCGGTGCCCAGCGTCCCATCCACCTGATTCTGGAAAATGATGCCAATACCGCCCACTATTTGCGCCCAGATAGTTTTATTCAACAAGCGCCCAAGGCCGGCAAACCAGGCCTGGCCAAAGGTCATCCGGCTCCGAAGCCGCAGCCACCCGGCACCATCCAACCGGAAATGGCCACTGGCCGTTGCCAGGCACAATGGCACGATGATCTGCATCATGCCCTGCATCACATCCTGACCGGAGAAACCCAGGCATATTATCTGGATTTCCAGAAGACGCCGCTGCACCATCTTGGCCGCTCTCTGGCCGAGGGATTTGCCTGGCAGGGGGAGGCCTCCCCCTACCGCGATGGCCGGTCACGCGGTGAACCAAGCGCCCATCTCCCTCCCACAGCCTTTGTGTCCTTTCTGCAAAATCACGATCAGGTCGGCAACCGACTCGCTGCCGAACGGATCGTCTCCCTGGTCCCGCCAGAGGCCGTTCAGGCTGCCACGACCCTGTTGTTGCTGGCTCCCCAAATTCCCATGCTGTTCATGGGACAGGAGTGGGGATGTTCACAGCCTTTTCCATTTTTTTGCGACCTGCACGCCGACCTGCACCCATCCATTGTCGAAGGCCGACAACGGGAATTCAGGCATTATTACCGATTCCACAACCTGAAGGAACTGCCCCCCCTGCCCCACCCCGGGTACCCACAAACAATGGCCATGGCACGCATGGATTGGCGCGCCATCAATAACCAAAACGGGCCATACTGGTTGACCCTGCATCAAAAATTATTGGCCGTGCGCCACAAGGAAATCATACCACGTCTCCCCCTGATCGGAGGGCATGCCGGACAATGGTTTGTCCGTTCCGATGGCCTTTTGCAAGTGTTCTGGTCCCTGCGGGACGGTTCCAGATTGATCGTCAAGGCCAATTTGTCGCCCAACTCCTTGCCGGCACCGCCCCATGTTGGATACCCTTTCCATGCGACACACACGGTTGGAAAGTATTTTCCTCCCTGGTATGTTGCCTGGCATATACAAGATGTTTCAGGTACGACCGTTGTCTGA